The Saccharomyces mikatae IFO 1815 strain IFO1815 genome assembly, chromosome: 11 genome has a segment encoding these proteins:
- the MRT4 gene encoding ribosome assembly factor MRT4 (similar to Saccharomyces cerevisiae MRT4 (YKL009W); ancestral locus Anc_2.498), with translation MPRSKRSKLVTLAQTDKKGRENKERIFDEVREALDTYRYVWVLHLDDVRTPVLQEIRTSWAGSKLIMGKRKVLQKALGEKREEEYKENLYQLSKLCSGVTGLLFTDEDVATVKEYFKSYVRSDYSRPNTKAPLTFTIPEGIIYSRGGQVPAEEDVPMIHSLEPTMRNKFEIPTKIKAGKITIDSPYLVCTEGEKLDVRQALILKQFGIAASEFKVKVSAYYDNDSSSVENANINME, from the coding sequence ATGCCAAGATCAAAGCGTTCTAAGCTAGTTACTTTAGCACAAACTGATAAAAAAGgcagagaaaataaagaaagaattttcGATGAGGTGAGGGAAGCATTGGATACCTATAGATACGTCTGGGTTCTACATCTTGACGACGTAAGAACTCCAGTTTTGCAAGAAATCAGAACATCTTGGGCAGGTTCTAAGTTAATTATGGGTAAGAGAAAAGTTTTACAGAAGGCATTGGGTGAAAAGAGGGAAGAAgaatacaaagaaaatctgTATCAATTGAGTAAGCTTTGTAGCGGTGTTACTGGTTTATTGTTCACTGACGAAGATGTTGCCACGGTTAAGGAGTACTTCAAATCATATGTCCGTTCAGACTATTCAAGACCAAACACGAAAGCTCCATTAACGTTTACTATCCCTGAAGGCATCATCTACTCACGTGGTGGTCAAGTTCCAGCTGAGGAAGATGTTCCAATGATCCATTCTTTGGAGCCAACTATGAGAAACAAGTTTGAAATTCCAACCAAAATCAAAGCTGGTAAAATCACCATTGATAGCCCATACTTGGTTTGCACAGAAGGAGAGAAATTAGATGTTCGTCAAGCTTTGATACTGAAGCAATTCGGTATTGCTGCTTCTGAATTTAAAGTCAAAGTCTCAGCTTACTATGACAACGATAGCTCCTCTGTTGAAAATGCTAACATTAACATGGAATAA
- the LAC1 gene encoding sphingosine N-acyltransferase LAC1 (similar to Saccharomyces cerevisiae LAG1 (YHL003C) and LAC1 (YKL008C); ancestral locus Anc_2.501), with protein MSTIKPSPSNNNLKVRSRPRRKSSIGKIDLGDTVPSLGTMFETKESKTAAKRRMQRLSEVTKNDSDLVKKIWFSFREISYRHAWIAPLMILIAVYSAYFTSGNTTKTNVLHRFVAVSYQIGDTNSYGKGINDLCFVFYYMIFFTFLREFLMDVVIRPFAIRLHVTSKHRIKRIMEQMYAIFYTGVSGPFGLYCMYHSDLWFFNTKAMYRTYPDFTNPFLVKVFYLGQAAFWAQQACILVLQLEKPRKDHNELTFHHIVTLLLIWSSYVFHFTKMGLPIYITMDVSDFLLSFSKTLNYLDTELAFFSFAIFVVAWIYLRHYINLKILWSVLTQFRTEGNYVLNFATQQYKCWISLPIVFVLIGALQLVNLYWLFLIFRVLYRILWRGILKDDRSDSESDEESDESATTPTENTPTKKDI; from the coding sequence ATGTCGACGATAAAACCAAGTCCTTCGAACAATAACTTGAAAGTGAGGTCGAGACCAAGACGTAAGTCTTCCATAGGGAAGATCGATCTCGGGGACACTGTACCTAGTTTGGGTACTATGTTCGAGACAAAAGAATCTAAAACTGCAGCTAAAAGGCGTATGCAAAGACTATCTGAAGTGACGAAAAATGATAGCGACCtagtgaagaaaatctgGTTTTCATTCAGGGAGATAAGTTATCGTCACGCCTGGATAGCTCccttgatgattttgatcGCAGTGTATAGTGCTTATTTCACTTCTGGTAATACCACAAAGACAAATGTGTTACATAGATTTGTGGCTGTGTCATACCAAATAGGTGATACGAACTCATATGGTAAGGGTATTAACGATCTATGTTTTGTATTTTACtacatgatttttttcacgtTCTTACGTGAGTTTTTAATGGACGTTGTTATTAGGCCCTTTGCTATTAGACTGCATGTCACTTCCAAGCATAgaataaaaagaatcatGGAACAAATGTATGCTATTTTCTATACCGGCGTTTCCGGTCCTTTCGGGTTATATTGTATGTACCATTCAGATCTATGGTTCTTCAACACAAAGGCAATGTACAGAACTTATCCCGACTTTACAAATCCTTTCTTGGTCAAGGTATTCTATCTGGGCCAAGCTGCATTTTGGGCTCAACAAGCCTGCATTCTTGTATTGCAACTAGAAAAACCAAGGAAAGATCATAACGAGTTGACTTTCCATCATATTGTTACTCTACTTTTGATCTGGTCTTCATACGTGTTCCATTTCACTAAAATGGGGTTGCCAATCTATATTACAATGGACGTTtctgattttcttttgtccTTTTCTAAAACTCTAAATTATCTGGACACCGAattggcttttttttcgtttgcCATCTTTGTCGTGGCATGGATTTATTTGCGTCATTACATAAACTTAAAGATTCTATGGTCCGTTTTGACGCAATTTCGCACCGAAGGTAATTACGTTTTAAATTTTGCCACTCAGCAATATAAATGTTGGATCTCCTTACCAATTGTTTTTGTGCTAATAGGCGCTTTACAATTGGTGAACCTTTACTGGCTGTTCCTGATATTCAGAGTTCTTTATAGGATCTTGTGGAGAGGTATTTTGAAGGATGACAGAAGCGACAGTGAGTCAGACGAGGAAAGTGATGAAAGTGCCACCACACCAACAGAAAACACACCAACGAAAAAAGATATTTAA